The Anas acuta chromosome 1, bAnaAcu1.1, whole genome shotgun sequence genome segment TTGCTCCCCTTTTTCTACATACTTTAGGTTGATAAGTCTTGCAATGCAGGGAACTGTCTTTGCCCCTTCCTGCCAAGGCTGTATTTCATCCAGGCAATGCTGATGAAATGAGTTCCTATCTCCAACCACTCAGGGCAAGTTCCTGAGTCTAGGGGACATAAGCATCAGGAATACGGCTGAACAAAATCTTCtgggagaaatattttcttctggaaaacgGAGTTCCACCGTCACTGCAATgatttgcaaaattaaattgATCTAACTGAAATTTcatctggggaaaaagaaaggaaaatagtgTGGAGAAATCTCCCAAacatttcaatttcttcttttgaaactgctttttctttgggGCATTatagaaatagtttttttttttttatatatattacaagGCAAAGTGAATTGATTCTGTTGAAGTAGAACATTTTGATGGAtctaaaacaattttcattcctttattGCATTTTGTGAGGAGAGCTGCAGTGTGGTCTGGAGAATTGCAGTGTTCTTAGATACTGTTATGAATCTGAACCAAACCTCAACTTTCTGTAACTTTGAAAATCATGAAATTCTCTCTAAAATGGAATGTTGGCTGGTTTGCACAGCCCAGCTCAGactctgtatgttttttttttaaaaacacaatccATCCTTACTGGTTTGGGAAGATGGAGTTTAAGAGATTACagacttttctgttctgtggcCTACAAGAAAattatggagagaaaaaaaaaaaagtctcaagcccacatttttgtttaaataaattttttGATTAGGTCTTCTTATTTtcaagcaaactttttttttttttaagttaatttggaaaaaaatggcaattaAGGACAGAACACTACGATACTTtgattgaaaatattaaaatgaacacTTTTGAGGGCCTTAAATCTACCTGACTCTTTGGACTTTAGGCCTGCACTGcccttttttgtttgctttagttTCCCATTCAGTGAAATATTTCTCCAAGTCTATAGATGAGCTGGGTGTGAGACTGACCCACTGCAGTAGACAAAGATGGATGgaataaggatggggagatggCAGTGGCCTCTcgtggaggggctggggactAGCAGAGGAGACAAAACCATCAAAACTAGTGAAGGCTGATATCAGGATATTGAAGTCCTACCTTTGTGGCAGCCCAAAAATCTGTTTGACTTTGCTGTCTTGCTTCTCCTCCCCCAGGGGATCCAGTACCTGATTGAGCAACAGCTATTGTCCTCAGACCTGCAGGAGATCGCCAAATTCCTCCACAAGGGTGAAGGCCTGAACAAGACAGCCATTGGGGATTACCTGGGTGGGAGGTGAGCTACCCAGCCAAGATGAGGAGGCCCGTTGGAGGCTCTGTCCTGCCTGGCCCCTCTCAGCCACCCTTTTAGATGACCCCTGGGAGACCACAGGCAGGTGCTGAGACTGACCGTGATCTCACACTGTAGTGGGCTGGATGGGCAGAACACCTTGGAGGATGTCCTTTGGAGTGTGGCTAAGGCTGGCTGTATGGGCTACCTGTCCTTCCATCTGTACTGGAGTCAGTCTTCCCAGACAAGACTGGTGCCCATGCATCTTGGCTCCTTGTTGGGTAGAGGGGATGGTGAAGCTGGGAGGGAGCCAGGTGCATGTCGTCACACCACGGGGCATCCAAACTGAGCAAGACCAAAGCTCTCTTCTCATCTTTTCCCTCTGTCCTCTCCCAGGGACCCCACAAACATTCAGATCCTCCAAGCTTTTGTGGCATGTCACCAGTTTGCCAACCTCAACTTGGTGCAGGCACTAAGGTGAGTGACCGTGTAGGACGTAGCAGATGGAGCAGGAACCTGCTCAGCCACTGGGTCTTACCACACAGAAAGGTGATGAAAGCCACACTGTGATGAGATGGGGCTTTCCCAAGGCCCTACTTTGTGTGTTGGTTCTAAGCCTGTTTCTCTGTGAGGTGTTAACATAACTTTCCTTGGAAGACCTCTTTCATGGCCTCTAGAAGGATCTAGCCATTTACAGAGAAGATGGGGAAAGCGAGGTGGGTCATTTGTAGCTTCAATGGATGGGGGGATTAGTATTTTTTGTACCAAGAAATATATCACTCCACAGCGTCCATTATGTAAGTGACAAAGTGAATTCTATCTTAGAGCAGCTCATTCTCTTACAGGCCAGCAGAGCACTCCCTAGGGAAAAGGATGTATGCAGTATGTTCAGTTCAGCTTCCTCCTTTTAGGGATTTTAAGGCTGGTGAACCCAAGGAATATGTAGAGAGAGAAACAGATCTCCTGCTTCCTGTGCTGTGTTGTTTCTGTGGTGTGATGGGATGCCTTCCTGTATTTTCGTGGTGTCTCATGGGCTGAGGGAAGGGATAAAAGTCCCTTGCAGACCATCTAACCCTCTGACATGCTACTCCTGACAGACAGTTCCTATGGAGCTTCCGTCTGCCTGGGGAAGCACAGAAGATTGACCGCATGATGGAGGCCTTTGCCAACTGGTACTGCAAGTGTAACCCAGGAGTATTCCAGTCCACAGGTAGGTATGGGGAGAAGAAGGCCTGTGAAGCTGAGATCCACTGTTTCCTAGAGAGAGGAGCCTTCATTCTGTCCATTCGCAATGCACAGAGAGCATCACTTGGAAGTCTAGATGCCGTCTTTCGTATTCTCTTaccttaaattaaaagaggCAGACCAGTTcctgtgaagcttttcagtAGGCTGAGGGTCTTCAATCCACATTTAGCTACTGtgctccatcccatcccaacaGGGATTAGGCTTGAGAagtgctcccagccccatgtGAAGTGCACCTCATCACAGCAAGGATAGCACTCACAGACGTGGGTCTGTAGAAACTTTCCAGCTAGCAGAGCTGTTACCTGACCAGATCTCTCCAGCTTGCCATCATAGCAGATCAGCTCTCTTCTGGCCCTGTCCGTCCTTCTTCTAGCATAGGAGAAATCTCCCTGTTCCTCCTACAGCTGAGGGGATGAGGCTGTTCACCAGAAACAGTAAACCAAGCTACCTGTTAGAATGGGGATTGATTTGCTCTCTAAGATAAATGCCATCagtcctctttttcctttctcattgaCAGATACCTGTTATATACTCTCCTTCTCTATCATCATGCTTAACACTAGTCTGCACAATCCCAATGTGAAAGATAAACCTCCCTTTGAAAGATTTGTATCCATCAACCGAGGCATTGACAATGGAGCAGACCTGCCAGAAGAGCTCTTAAAGGTAAGAAACACTCTGGCCTCCCATTTTCCATCagtcctgttttctctctggcTTGGGGTCCACTGAGAATCAAAGATCCAGAGGTCTCAGTGTAATGCAGGTCTATTGACCTTCTGCCCTGTAAGGGGGAGGGCTGCTcaaggaaaaaaggcaataggTACAAAAACAAATCTGGAAAATATGGAAACATCTTTGGAGAGAGGCTCTACACATGCTTGTTCGTGAGGACATGGAACAAAAGAGACAGGTCTGGAGACATTCAGTGAATAGCAGTATGGGTTTAAGcaagtttgtgtttttaagtGTGTCTGTGTGAGAGAGGAACAGATATTGAGAGAAACAGATATTGAGATACTgagagaaacacacacaaagacagAGCAAGTGTGTAAGAGGTGGCCTAAATATACACCCAGTACATGTGGTATGCAGGCAAGTGCTCAGGGAGTGCGAGACAAAGACAATCTATAAAAGACATCTGTGAGCAGCCCAGGGAGCGCAACACCACCTCTGTGGGAGGAAGTCGGGGGCAGAGCAGCGGGTGTCTGTGTGCTGTGTAGGTCTGGGGCTGTGTGAATGGGGCATCTGCCTTTCTGAGAGCTAGCTGGACACCCATCTGCTTTAGACAGCTTAGAAAGCCCTAGCTTCCTAGGAATTGTCTGTTTCTTGAGGATGTGTGCTTGTGTGGCAATGTTAACGTAGCCCAGAGTATGTATCACTTACCCTTGTTCATACCTAAATGAATACCTGCAGCTTTCTCCAGTATTCCCATCAGTCGGGGCCTGAATTCTCTCACAGCAGGGTTTATCTTTGTGCAAGTAGCACCAACAAGCCCCAGCTGAGTGTCAGGGTCTCTTCCAGCATCTATAAAGCTCTTAGCAAGTCCACAGCATTTCTGATCACAGAGCATGAAGGTGCGGAAGGGGAGACAGAGACAGGAGAGGCACGTATTAGAAAAGCTGGAGCTACCAGTTTCCAGGGACTGTGCACACAGGACCTGCCCTCTGAGGCAAGGTGGATGTCGGCAGGCTTATGACATTTGTCTGGTTTCACTCAGCCAACCTGGGCGGAATAACTTGTGCTTTGCATCAGGGAGGCTGCCTGCACCCATCTTCGGACTTGTTGAGTAGCATCCCCTTGGGATAAAGGCTTTAGGTTTTTCTCCAGGATGTCATTTATTTCATGCAATCTGAGGGAGctgtagttttaatttttttcatgacTTGGGTAATAAGTGATGACAAATGCCAATGATGTGAGCAACATCTCTGTACCCTTTGAAAGCTAGTAACATGCCTCTCTGTCGTTCTGCTGTTATGAAAGTCACATTTTGTGTAATCATCAATGCCAAATGCCATGGTTCTGCGAAATATGTCTCCTTGCGGTCACGCAGATGCGCGTGTTGGTCTCTGCACACAAGCTCTCGGCAGAGCATTTGATCACTGGATGGTGCACCACCAACCCAGAGCCCAAATGGGGCTGCAGTCTGTGTCACCCACCTCCCACCCCTACACTTCCTCAGTATCACCTCGTTGCCACCGACAGCAGTCCTCGCATGACATGCTGAGGTCAGTCACTGCGGCCTGTTTTTGATACAGGTACGCGGTTTTCTAGTTTCCAAAATGGGtctatgttttctttctttctttcttttctttttttttttttttttgacacaggATGCATAAAATTTGCAATCACCTTTGAGGCCCTCTGAGGTGTACATTGAGGGCTGTTGTATCCCCATTACTCACCGTCCCCCAGTACTCTCCTCCCCCTTCACCCACCTGCCCCTGTGTAGAGTGAAGGGCCTGGGATGGTTGTGTACAAGCTTTGTCAGAAGtgtgtctttctttctttctctctctccccccctctAACGCTCCGGGGCAGAATCTGTTTGAGAGCATAAAGAATGAGCCGTTTTCCATACCAGAAGATGATGGGAATGATCTGACACATACTTTCTTCAACCCTAGCCGCGAGGGATGGCTCCTGAAACTAGGTAAGGGATGGGACAGGCTTCCTCTAGCTCCTCTGAGTTCCCTGCCCTCGTGCCTCCCATCACAAATCTCCCCCAGGAGCCCACTCAGCATCCCAAAACCCAGCATCTCCACTGTCCTTCCACTGCTGCGGTAGGGTGAGGCTGACACCTGCTGTTGAAATCTGCTGCTGAGCCTGctctctcctcccagcccctctcctaCAGGGTCTCTCTGCTCCAAAACTGGACCCAGAAAGATATCCCTcaccccttccctttcccagcCCCATCACAGCAAAATTGGCTCCCTGTTTGTTATGTGCATCCTCCATATGGCATCACCTCGGTGGGGAGCACCGTGGTTTCCCCCTTGGGGCTGATCTACGGGGagagctgggacaggctgcctcTGGGTGTGTGTGTATAGAGCAGGGTTGGGAGGAGGATGGAAAAGCGTGGGACTAATGGCTTTTGAACCTCACTGCCTTTAGGAGGACGTGTGAAAACCTGGAAGCGCCGCTGGTTCATTCTGACCGATAACTGCCTGTACTACTTTGAATACACCACGGTAAAGGCTTAACTCCAGGTTGGGAAATGGTGTCCTGGGTGGTTACAAGCCCCCAAGGGGCCAGGGAGGAGCAAAGAGTAGGGGGCGACTCTGCCCTTCAACCCCATGCTCCCAGACTGAGCTCAAACCTCCCTTGTCTCCTACCCTGTTTCGTTTGCTCTGGACTGGATGATGGGAGAGGCTGGACACTGAAGCTATTGCTGTGATCTCCTGTTAACTAAGCTCCCCATAGCATAAATGCCTGGGGTCTTCCTAGGCACACTGTGCTCTTGTCACCTCCACAAAGACACACATGTCTGGGGAATCAGAGAGGCTGTGTATAGTGGCAGAGATGTGGGGAACGTGTTGGGTGTTAATTCATGTTTCCTTGCCTGCAGGACAAAGAGCCTCTGGGCATTATCCCACTGGAGAACCTATCAGTCCGGAAGGTGGATGACCCCAAAAAGCCAGTAAGTCTCCACTGCTTGGTACTCTGCCAAAGCAGGCTCTTGGGTGGTCAGTGGGAGGAGAGGGTGCACGCACTGGGGAAGGCTGAGGTGGCTGGGGGCACGCTCTGGCTCTGGGGATGTGGGCAGTGCTGTGGGGTTAGGGGACGTGCCCAGg includes the following:
- the CYTH4 gene encoding cytohesin-4 — encoded protein: MRCGRTDEEGKGGVRGQPAPPKAAAILVTGSKSFQFCEASEQAEGKEEQHLCGKHVGLFRMDFSPAGSSDLNEAEEAEIETIKQHREELLEDIKKLKEQIAQVFAEIECFQNEERQETDHNAGEQTSKLSQRDKLLSLGRKKFNMDPEKGIQYLIEQQLLSSDLQEIAKFLHKGEGLNKTAIGDYLGGRDPTNIQILQAFVACHQFANLNLVQALRQFLWSFRLPGEAQKIDRMMEAFANWYCKCNPGVFQSTDTCYILSFSIIMLNTSLHNPNVKDKPPFERFVSINRGIDNGADLPEELLKNLFESIKNEPFSIPEDDGNDLTHTFFNPSREGWLLKLGGRVKTWKRRWFILTDNCLYYFEYTTDKEPLGIIPLENLSVRKVDDPKKPNCFELFNPNCKGQKIKACKTDGDGKVVEGKHQSYKISAATPAERDEWIEAIRTSITQDPFYDLVSARKKKIANKN